GTTTTCCAGCCTGACCAGAGCACGAAGCGAGGGGATAGCGCCCCGCAGATCCTCATTTGCGAGAAGAAGAGACGAGTATCTGCGAAGAGCGGTTTTGTTTTCCGGGTCGAGGATCAGGGCGGTCGCATACTCTTCGGCGGCCGCATTTGTATCCGAATTTTCAAGAACGAGACCGAGATAACTGTGCAGATACGAAGAGGCCGGCATGAGCCGGATGAGATCTTTCAAAAGGGATTCGGCGGTGTCGTAAAGACCCGTTTCCATGTAGCTCCGGGCGGCTAAAAGAAGGAGAGCGGGGTCGCTCGTGCCGGATGAAAAGGAGATGACCTCCGAATACTTTCCGGCATTGAACAGCTCCATGCCGACTGAGAGGTTTTTCGCGGTTGCAGCAGGATCGTCGGTCATGTTTTTTCAGCGTATTACCGAGAGGATGGCGCGTCCAAACTCCTCGGCATCGAAGGGGGTTTGCGCAGTGACAATGCTGCCGTCGGCGACGACTTTATCCTGCAAGATCTCTGCTTTGTCGAGCGTGAGAACACGAAGTGTTGCCGGCGTCTGAAGACAGGTCGCTTTTTTCCCGGCGAGAAGACCTGCTTCGGCGAGGATCACAGGAGCAAGACAGATGGCGGCCGCGAGTTTTCCGGAGACGCCGATTTTATTGGTTATATCGATAAGGGCTTCATTTCTCCAGAGCTCGTCCTGACAGCCGATACCGCCGTCGATGACGATTCCGTCGAAGTCTGCAGGATTTACTTCGCTGATGGCGAGATCCGATTCAACGATCTCTCCGTGCATGCCGTAACAGGTCCCGTGGATGGTCGATGCCGTGATGCATTCGACACCCTGTTCTTCGAGTATTTGTTTGGGGACGGTATATCCCATATCTATGAAACGGTCTGATGCAATAACGAAGAGAATCTTCATACTATATGGTTGTGTTTTGAGAGGATTTAAGTTGTTCATCCTGCCCGTGCCTAGGCGCAGGGGGCACTCAGCAGCTCTGTCAGTTCGGCAACGAACACGTTCATCTGGAGATACTCGTTCTGTCCTTCAACAAGCGTGATCTCTGCTTTGGAAAAGAGCAGGGCAAGCTCCGGCGTGATGTTTCCAATCAGGCAGCTTCGAAGCGAACGAAGAACATCGCCGGCATTCATGCCGTACTCGATCTGGAGATTTTCCACGATCTTCTGGGCGGTCGAAAAGTCGCTGCGGCCGGCGGCAAGGACCGCGGCTGCCGAAAGCTCGCC
The sequence above is a segment of the uncultured Methanocorpusculum sp. genome. Coding sequences within it:
- a CDS encoding DJ-1/PfpI family protein, with the translated sequence MKILFVIASDRFIDMGYTVPKQILEEQGVECITASTIHGTCYGMHGEIVESDLAISEVNPADFDGIVIDGGIGCQDELWRNEALIDITNKIGVSGKLAAAICLAPVILAEAGLLAGKKATCLQTPATLRVLTLDKAEILQDKVVADGSIVTAQTPFDAEEFGRAILSVIR